The genomic segment CCCCCAAACAACCCCTAAAATAAGACGAAAACCCAAGGCCCGACATCGAAGCCCCAAAGCAACACACCTCTTCTGAAACATGCAAAAGAACTGCCCACCCAGAAATATTCAACATCGGGTCTGTGCAGACAGAAGAGACCGACGGCCCCGCCCACTCCCTCTGTAAACTCTGGGGCTGGCGGTCCTCCAGGGGGAGCCCCGGGCAGGGTGGGCTCTCTCCTCAAGGCCAGCGGCAGTGATGGCTAAGAAAGGTGATCCTTGCTGGCACCCGAGGAAGTGCGTTTTCTTCGACTAACAGACATGGACAGTGGCCTGGCCCTGGAACAGCCTAAGCTTCCAGAAGATACCTCCAAGCCCTGGCAGTGTCTCCTACCACCCTCACCGGTGGCAGCAATCCCTGGGAACCAGGCTAATTCACAAACACAGATTAAGATGATACAAGGGCTATATCTctgggggaggggactggggggggggggcaactgAAACCAGGCTAGGCAGGGGCAGGGCACAGGAGGCCCCCACAACCACATCTTTTCCAGATTTGCAGCCAAGGCACAAATTGGATTTTCCCACATGGCCTGTCCCAAATGGCACGGAGTCCATTGTCAAAGTCCCCCAGGTGCTCACATGGGGCTCAGCTTTCTCGCCTCCGGCCCCAGGCCCAGGGCGCCCCTGCCCACTGCCTTCTGTGCTCAGTGTGGGCCCCTGCCAGACCCTACCTTCCAGCTGGGGGACAGCCTGGAGGGGAGTGTCTTCAAGGTCGCACGCTCTGCAGGTTTagtttcctcccccacccctcccacttcCCACGTCCCTTTTGTCTTATCTCACCGCTCACCCACACGAAGGCTGGAAGGACCCACGCCCGCCCACCTCTCGCTAGTTCTTTTTCTCCAGGTAGTTGGAGGGCACCCAGCCTTTGAAGGGTTTCACCCCGTCCAGGATCTGGCAGTACCACCAGCCGTTGGGGTTCCTCTCCAGGACCTCCATGGACACGCCCTCCTGGAAGCCCGCCGTCTCCTCGTCCCCCTCGTAGTCTGCGATCGAGACGTACACATCTTTGAGGTTGTTGTGGATGAACTGCGATTTCTCAATGGGCTTGGGGCGCACAGGGGACACAGGGATGCCATTGCGTTGGGTGGGCAGAAGAGGGGGGTCCGAGCCCTGGCTGGCGGCCCGTTCGGCCAGGCGGCCCTTGGCCTCTGCAGCCGCTGAGCGGGCAGTGCTGAAGGAGGAGTTCCGGCGGACGCCTCGGAGGCCGTCGGTGGCTGTCAGTGACTCGTTCCTCCGCAGGGCGCAGGACAGGTTGCTGTCCTTGGGTGGTGGGGACACGAACACCGACTGGGGCCTCACTGCCACCTGCCGCACGCCGTTCCTCATCTTCACGGCCCCAGCACCTGAGGTCTTGACGAAGGCCCCGGGAGGCTTAGAGGGGATGGGCGGCGTGGCCCTCTTGTTCTGGTTGACGGTGTTCAGCGCTTGGACCCGCTTCTCGATCTTCTCCAGGCTGTCTGACTTGCCTTCGTTCTGCTTGCTCTTGGCCGCCACTGTGTCCGGCTCTTTGCCTGGGTGGTCGGGTGGCTCGTCCTCGCTGAGCACCAGATAGTGGGAGGGGGCCCAGCCCTCCAGCTCCCCAAACCTCACATACCACCAGCCGCTTTCCAGCTTCTCGAGCACTTGCACCTCCACGCCTGCGGGGAAGCTGATCTCCGAGTCCTGGACCTTCTGGTAGGCGCTGCATGTCATGTAGGAGGTGGCCTGCCCTTCCCGCCCCTTCTTGGTGGGACACGGGGGTGTGGAGGCGGGGAGGGTGATGAGGTCAGCTGAGCCCCTCCTGGACCCCTCACTGGGACCCTCGAAGGCTGTCTGGGGGGGCAGCTCGGAATCCTCGCTCCGGGAGCCCTTGAGGCCGCCCCGGAGCTGGCCCGTGGGCCTCAGCTGGCGCCGTAAAGTGCTGATGTCCATCTTCTCTTGACTCTGGGACTCTGCGCGGTTCAGGAACGGCTTGGGCCGAACGGATGGCTTGGCCCGGGCACAGGAGGTCAGCCCAGCCTTCAGGTCGGGGTCCTTCTTCACCCCAACCTTGGGAGTGCCACGGATGCCCGCGTCCGAGGCAGAACGGGGCTTCAGGTCCCCGCTGTTCTtggacaaggaggaggaggaggaggaggaggaggaggagcaggtggtGTTGATGGTGATGGACGAGGAGAAGGAGGCTGAGGAGTGGTTCTTCCCCAGTTCTGCCTGGGCGTTCTTCTCTGCCTTGAGCTTCAGGAGTGACGACGATGTGGGGGAACCCGATTTGGGGGAGTTCTTCCTGGCAAGGGACAGTGGGGAGCCACCCGGGGAGTCACTGTCCCGGGAAGAGCGTCTGGCCGACAGGCTGTCCTCTGCACACGGCCGGAAACCCTCGTTCTCGTAGATGGTCTCCTCCTCGAGGGCCACGTCCTCGGCAGACCCACCCACCTTGAAGCGGGCCCGCTGCAACGAGGAGGCGGGCGAGGGCCGGTGCGGCTGGGCGGGCCTCCGGTCCCCAGAGCCGCTGTCTTCCACAGGCTCCTCGCTCAGCTCCGGCTCCGAGTCGAAGCCAAAGGCGGGGATGTCATACTCGGGTTCCTCGTACTTGAGCTTCAGCGGGGAGTCCTGGTTCTCGCCAGTGCCTGCCGGACCTTCCTCGGCTTCCTTGGGCTTGCTGGGAGGCGCTGGCGGGGGCACCTTGGGCCGCGTCAGGGTGCTCGTCCGGCGGCTCAGGTTGGGTTTCTTGCGCTTATCAATATACGACGCGGGGGCCCAGCCCTCCTTCTCACCGATCTGCACGTACCACCAGCCACCCGAGTTCTTGTCGATGACCTAGGGGGAAGGGGCAGACAGGCCAGTGAGCTGGGAGGATCACTGGAGCCCTACTATGTGCCGGCCTAGGAGCTTCACAATGGCTCTAGGAgacattatccccatttcacagatgagcccCTCAGCAGGTGGTCCAGGACCCAGCATAGTAACGATgggccagaattcaaacccagccCTCCATCACCTCCTGGATGGGGGCTCCCACTCGCCATCGAAGgccctctctcctgctcctcccGAGTCTCCATAGTTTTCCCAGAACTTAGAAGATACACGTTTCCTGTCCCCACAAAACCCAATTCACTACGGGCCCATTCTATCACTTCCACCCTCCTCACAACCCCACACTGCTAGGCCCTCCCTTGGTGACCCTGGGAAGGGTCTCTCGGCACAAGGGAATAGAAGGGTGCAGGTGAGTGGAACTGGGGGGCAAGGCCCGAGGCCAGAGCCTCCGAGGTTTCGCCACTGCCATGGGCGTTTCACCACCTGGGGAATCCCAGTGAAATCCCGCTAGCTGGGAGATTTATTTGGCTTGAATACGCTTCCCGTGGGAGGGTGACGGGCTTTCAGTCATCTCCATGTTAGTATAAACTAGTGTGAACTCCTTGAGGagctttctctttaaaaaaattttttttcttctatttaaagtATAACTTAGATACAGCAAAATTCCACCCCTTTTCATGTTAGTTTCTGccaattttgacaaatgtatgcaGTTGTGTAACCACCATCAAAACCAAGACACAGGACAGTGTAGTCAACTGCCCCCAAATTTCCTCCTACTCCTTTACAGCCAACCCCACCCCGAccctggcagccactgatctgTTTTCAGTCTCTACAGTTTTGTCTTAAAGAGCTTCCCCTTTAACTGCTCTTTGAGACTGGTGAAAGGCCAGGAATGTGGTTGCTGTTGTCCTCAGGTCCATTCAGATTGGGGACCATAAATGGAAGATGCAGGTGGCCCTCCACTGCTGcaggttctgcatccacagatacAGAGGCCCGACTGCACTAAGCCATTTCACATAAGGGCTTTGAGCATCCCAGGATGTCGGTATCCTCTGGAGGCTGTGGGACCAATCCCGCACACATACGGGGAGACACCTGTAATTTTGAATTGTGGGACACTGCTGAGGGAagagggcccagggaggggaagggaagcttGAAAACACCGGCACGGGGGAAGAGGGGCgagaaggaagggaggacagAGACCACCAAAGGCAAGCTCTGCCTGAGGCCGCCCTCTGCAACCCCCGACCTTCCTTAGGTCCTGTATTCCAGCTTTTGCTCTGCCCACGCCATACGCAAAATTCACGCTCGGCTAGATCCTAAGCACGTCCATTCTCTTCCACTGTGAGTGTGTAGGCTTTTCCAGACGCATAAGCACCCCTGAGAGAATGATGTCTCTTGGAGGCTTAGTTCTAAGTTCCGGCCATGTGATTTCCGACCTTTGCAAGGAGGACATCACCTCTTCAGCAGGCAGAGACAGCCCGATTACCCTTCCGAGGGTTTTACAGGAATCGACTGGAGTTAACTCCATTACTCCCCAGAGCCATTCAAGAGGTCTGAGCCATGGATCGTCTCTGGCCCCTGGAATGCCACAGTGCTGGCCACAAAGTAGCACTTTGTAAGTGCTgagacaggtgggggtggggggagcatgaCAGGGCCTGTTATCCTGTCTGCAGAGAGAAATCATCAAAGCCTGGGGGAGAAGGGACTGCATCAAAGGTCAAAGGTGCCTGTGGTGTGGATGTGGCCAGAGTCGGGGTCCTCCGTACCTTACTTTGGCTCCCTGCACCGCATTCTCTCAAGAACAGCTTCCTAATGTGGGTTGTGCAGAATCCTGGCCCCCAGGTGCTCCCAGGAGAGGAAGTCTAGGCAATGCTGCCGATTCTAATCACGTCTTAGAGACACACAGTACCACCCCCATATCAAAGGCTCTAAGAAGTTttgcaataaaaacaacaaagctggagttctcgttgtggcttagtggttaacgagtccaactaggagccataaggttgtgggtttgatccctggccttgctcagtgggttaaggatctggcgttgctgtgagctgtggtgtaggtcacagacgtggctcggatctggtgttgctgtggctgtggtataggccagcagctgcagctctgattggacccctggcctgggaacctccatatgctgcaggtgcagccctaaaaagacaaaagacaaaaaaaaaaaaaaaaaagaccaaccaaccaaacaaaaacccccaaaaaacaaagctGGCTGGGTTTTGTTTAATGTACTGTCCTCCAAACTCATCTGATCCCAGAAGCCCTTTAATCCCCCTCACAAGCTCCTGTAATATGCTCTGGGGAATGCTGCTGTGAGGGGAGCTGGGTGGAGGCATGAGGTGCGGGTTCTAGTCCTGGCTGTGACACTTACTGGCTTTAGGCAAATTCTCATCCCTGTGGGTCTTATTTCTGCACCTTTCCTGcccaacacccccccacaccccaccaccCGCTTCAGGAACATTGCCAGCAGGACATAAATGGGGAACTCTTAACCTTGTGGGGGCCCCAGGCTCACCTCTGCCTTTTGTCCACCTCGAAAACTGATCCCATCAGAAATGCACGACTGGAATTCGGCAATGGTGTAGTACTCCACCTCAACAGAAGGGGGCTCTGGCGGCTTCGGCAGCTGGAATCCCTAAGGCAGAGAAGGACTCAGTGAGGGAGACCCACTTGATCAGAACCTCAACAGTGGTGAGTTACACCAGCTGGAAAGCAGCTGACCTGAGGATTATCTATCACCTGAGTCTCAGGGTGTCTCTCCAAGAGATCACTCCCCTGACCATGCTAAGAATCCCTAGGATTCAGTTGAGACTCGTCTAAGCCATGTAAAGGATCATCTAGTTACAAAGTAAATTTCCATCCTTACATCTCTGGAATCCAGCTTTCAGAAGCCTCAGTGGCTAGGTCCCAAAATGAAAGttaagaagcagagaaacctgTAAGAAAGCCTGTCTGTGCACACTGCTCCCGGCAGAGGAGTCTCAGGTGAAGGGTGACGCCTGGCTGCACGGGCTGGGATGTGAGAAGAGACCTTGGCTGGCCATCGGGATGATGCCAACTGGTCAGGCAAGCACAGAGCATAGGATCCTtggctctggggtggggaggaacaCGCTCGGCAGCCTCAATGTTTCCGAGATGCTGGCACTTTGAATTCTAGGCCTGACAGGCAGGGAGATTTAGACCGTGGCCACAGCCCATGGCTTGTGAACCTCATccattcattttacaaatgtttgCTGTGTGTCTAACGGGTGCCAGACACTGGTCCAAGGCACCAGACATCCAAGAGTGAACCAAAAGGACACCTCCCCGCCCTCGTGGAGAGGACATTCCAGCTTTGGCTGGTCTCTACTCTGGCCAATTTTGGTGCCTCCCTGTGATTCCCAGTATGTCCTGGTGTCATACAAAGgggttaaaataaaacaattttattaaaaaaggtACTTGTTTGCGAGGCTAGGGGGAGGAAGTGGCTACAGTGTAGCAGAAAGACTTCAAAGAACCTTTGCCTTGCAGCTGGACACGTGGGCTCCAGTCGCAACTCAGCAATTCACCAGCTTCAGGGCCCTGGGCAAGGCCCTTGACCTCCCTGAGCcttagcttcctcatctgcaaaatggaactAGGGTCATGAGATCACGAACacaggtttttttgtctttttagggctgtacctgcggcatatggaggttcccaggctaggggttgaatcagagctgtagccaccggcctacaccacagccatagcaacaccagatccaagccgcatctgtgatctacacctcagctcacggcaatgctggatccttaacccactgagcgaggccagggatcgaacccaagtactcatggatactagtggggttcattaaccactgagccacaaagggaacccaaGATCATGAACACATTTCTGGTCCAGCTAGGGGCACAGGAAGCGCTCCATAGACAGCAGCCCAGGCTGGACCCTCTTCATGAAACACCATCCTAGTCCTCTTAACCTGCCTTGTCCTTCAAGGCTCAGCAGGTTCTAATTCTGCCAGTTGCAACTGAGCTGCCTTGGGTCAGAGTGAGGGAACGGTGGGGGAAGACTGGTTTTGAGGGGCCAGATATGATCTGGTCAACCTTTCCTGCCCTGGTGCCTGGCCCTGCAGCCAGGCATGTGTGCAGGGGTGGCCTGGACCCCCTGCCAGGTGGGAGTCAGCCGGGCCTTGGCTGAACGAGCAGCATTGACTCAGCAAACTCTGCTTTTGGTAAGTGTGCAAGGAATCGCCCCATTCTTGCCAAAATCAAGTCTGCCTGAAAGTAATCACcagaggggtgggaggagaggagacagAACTTGCTGTTCAGCTGCGTAAAATGAGCTAGACTCTCCACTGGGGCTCATGGCCAGGGCAAAGACGGTCTCATCTCTAGGGGCCAAATGACTCCTCAAAAGTCTTGTTTAAGGAAGGTCCGATCTGACTGCTGTTGTCTGCCTCCCTGGGACAGATGTCACTGATCACAGTAAGTCTCCCTACAAAGCTCAGATGTGACTTCAGAATCCTTGTCTACACACAGTGCACAGAGAGCTGACACAGGACATGGAAAGCCGATGGCCAGCTCTCTGCACACACCACCTCATCTCATccttacagcagccctaggaggTGGCTGCCATTGTCCCCGTCTTGTAAGGAAGGAGACTGAGGCCTGTAGAGGGCATGCAACTTGCCTAGGGGCTCGCGGTTTCTAAGCATCAGAAGTGGAATGTGAATCTATGCCTGGTAGGTTCAAAGCCCCATTCTTTCCACTGCATCCCGTCACCCAGATAATAGTTCTCTGCTCTAGGGCTCTCGGCCCCAGCATCTTGAGTGTACATCTGCCTCCCTGATGGTCTGGAGGCCAAGAAACCTCGCCCACAGGCGCCAGGGACCCAGGCAGCACCGAGTCTCTTTGAGCTTCGGCCTGAGCCAATCCCTGCCACTTACTACCCTCCTTCCCCAAGGATGCTCACTGGActgccctctgcccaccctcccAACCCCACATCCATCAGGCACTTCCGAGCAAGGAAGGCAAAGCTGAACAGCTTCCAGGCTCACACGGACAGCAGCCCCatttccagcccctggcaatgcCCTGGCCGGACACTCTCGCCAGCCAGTCTAAATGTTTATGTCTGCCAGTGCAGTGGCTGGGGTGGATTTATTTAGCTTTGGAATGCAGAGCGTTTTTTATTATAAACTGTCCAGTGAGACCCCAGCAAGGCTGGGATCCCCAGgcttccctctctgcccccagcaTCACGAGGCTGGAAGCCCTGGCACAGCCCTGGCGAAGTGCTGGACCAGTGGGCTCTGCAATAGAGACAGCCAAGTGACGGGGGCTGCTAGAGTGCGCCCCAGAAAAGggacaggaaaggaagaagaaattcagCATACATACCAGGCTGGACTCTCTGCGAGGTGGAGGCCTTGTCCTTAAGTTTGGGGAGCCtagaagaaggaagcagagctTCAGAAATCCCAGCCAGACAACAGTGCTTTCCCTGGCTGTGACCACCTCCTGATCCTGGGAAGTTCCTGCCTTTGTCCTGCATTTACAAAGAACGCATGCTCTCAGTCGCTGCAGGCACTAGAACTGAACTTCAGTGCAAAGTCAAAGAACCTTAAGCATCCTTGACTATGTTCTAAGGGATCCGTGAACATGCTAAAATGTTCAAACATAGGGGCATTTTTCAGGGCCAAGGGTAAATAACTTTATCAGATTTTCAGGGTTAGAAAGAGAGACCAGGTCTCTTTTTTGCTCACTACCAAATCCTTAGCGGCTGACACAGTGCCAGGCAAGAGGGGGCACCCTCAAAACATTTCCCAATGGACTGCGCAAAAGGTTTCAGGCACAGAGCTAACTTAACCAAGTTCACAACCAGACTAGAAAACAGCTTTCCTCCAGATTTGAAGAACGGTTGGACACAAACAGAAGCTGGTCTCTCATAACATAGAATAGTTTAACCCTCAACCACAGGCACCCCTGCGCCAGGCTTCTCTGGTAGGAAAGAAGGAGATTCTGGAAGAAAATGCCACTGAAAATGTGTGGAGAGATACAGCCGCCCTTCCAAGTGTCCCAGGTTCCCAGTAAGGTGACAGGGAAGGAGGAGTAGGGCGAGATGTTCTTCTCTTGCTGTCACTCAGAAAGTAGCCCTGCCTAAGGGCTCCCATCTCACGGCCTGGGTGACTGCACTTATCTGAGTGGCCACTCCTGGCTCTCTACCAGTGGCAGAGGGAACACTGCCGGCTCATGTACTCATGCAGTTTATCTTCAGTGGAGGACGTGGAAGGGATTGCCTtgtccaggcttttttttttgctttttagggccatacctgaggcataggaaggttcccaggctaggggtcaaatcggagctgtagctgctggcctacaccacagccacagcaatgccagatccaagatgcgtctgcaacttacaccacagctcatggccacaccagatccttaacccattgagcagggccagggattgaacctgcaccctcatggatactagtctggttcataacccacggagccacaatgggaattgccCACGCTTGAGATTAGCATGAGACAAGCTGGCAAAGCGAggctggggtcaggggtcagCCTGCATCTCTGGGAGGGAATGACAGGGGGAACCACGCACACCCGTCCAGCTCCCCTTGCACTTCATGCCCCTTCCCTAAAGGCTCCGGGGTCAGTGGGGCTCTTACTGATCTGGGCCCTCTGAGGAGCAATCCTGGCCACAGCCGGGGAGCCCTGGGCCAGCTTCGAGACGGTTCTCTCCGGGACGCCCAGGGCGCTGCCGTTGGAGGCGTTGCAGAGGATGGGCAGGCTGATCTCCTTCTTGGTGATGGGGGTTTCTGGGCCCTCGCCTTCAGCTGGGGGGGTCTCCTTGTCCCCAGACGCCTTCTTGTTCAGCAGGTTGCTGATCTCCATGATGTTCCCGATGATCTCCACGGGGCCTGCCAGGTTCTTCTTCCGTGCTGGCAGGTCATCCTTGATTTTCTTCAGGTAGGAAGCGGGCGCCCAGCCCTCTTTGCCCAGGTATCTGCGGGGAGGAGTGGGACAAGGTGTCACAAGAGCCCCATTGCCGGGCCCCAGGCTCCAGCTGGCCTTGCCCAGCTGTGCTGCGCAAGACACTGGGCAAAGCCTCTATTCTGGAGAGAATGAGAACGGAGGGCAGGTGGAAAGGCACCAAGAACAGCACGTCttcctctctcttgctctttgcCTGATCCCTCTTGGTGTGGACTCTCCTAGTTTGCAAAGTCAGGCAAACATGGGACCTTGAGATGAGAAGATGCCTCAAATTTTGGGTTGCCCAAAAAAGTAGGCTTTGCAATGGCCTCAACACAGCAGAGGGCAGTTCTTGGAGCTAAGACATGAGAAGGTGTATAGAGTTAAATGACCAATTGGAGAGGGAAATAAGGATCAGAGAGGTGAAAGGGCAGGACGGGTGGGAGCTAGGAAACCCGAGGTCTGGTCTATGGTACCTTGGACCAGTCCCTATCCTGAAGCTCCATtatttctcttctgcaaaatgcTGGGAGAGAGTAGCTGCAGACATTTATCCAGATGGGCAGACACATCGAGACCAACTGGGAAGATGTCTATAAAGAGTGACCGCATGGGGGGACGAACTAGCATCACTGCAGGAGATGCAGACAAACCAACTTCACAGAACAAGCCCACAAACAGAACAACGCGGAAGGTGACATTTCAAAGCAGTGGGGTCAATGAGTGATTTGGGACGACCGACGATCCagtgagaagaaaaaacaagtgaGACTCTGGCCTCATGACtgtacaacaaaattaaaaatacaagtcACGAATATTGGCTTCATCTTGGGGGTTGAGAAATTCTTTCTAAGTGGAACTCCCAAAGCAGAAACCATaaatgaaaagactaaataaagcaCATGACTGGATAAAATTAAAGACTTTGgtatggcaaaacaaaaacaaaaggaaacaaaacaaaaacaaaaccaaaaacccataaaCAAGAGCGAAAAGCAAATGACAGGGCTGACTTAATTTTAGGGGATTTGCTGACTTCTGAAAACAAGCTTTTCCCTTTCCCCCCCATGATGCTGAGCTTCTACCCAAACCCACCGGGAGCTTACTGCCTGGTCTAGCTATGGCTGGCCAATGCCCCGGAGTCTGGGGTGCCATGTCCTCGCCTGCTCCCTGGGACACGGCTGGCTCTCTGGAACGGCTCCTCCATACCAGATGTCTGACGA from the Phacochoerus africanus isolate WHEZ1 chromosome 15, ROS_Pafr_v1, whole genome shotgun sequence genome contains:
- the SH3PXD2A gene encoding SH3 and PX domain-containing protein 2A isoform X3 — protein: MLAYCVQDATVVDVEKRRNPSKHYVYIINVTWSDSTSQTIYRRYSKFFDLQMQLLDKFPIEGGQKDPRQRIIPFLPGKILFRRSHIRDVAVKRLKPIDEYCRALVRLPPHISQCDEVFRFFEARPEDVNPPKEDYGSSKRKSVWLSSWAESPKKDVTGADTNAEPMILEQYVVVSNYKKQENSELSLQAGEVVDVIEKNESGWWFVSTSEEQGWVPATYLEAQNGTRDDSDINTSKTGEVSKRRKAHLRRLDRRWTLGGMVNRQHSREEKYVTVQPYASQSKDEIGFEKGVTVEVIRKNLEGWWYIRYLGKEGWAPASYLKKIKDDLPARKKNLAGPVEIIGNIMEISNLLNKKASGDKETPPAEGEGPETPITKKEISLPILCNASNGSALGVPERTVSKLAQGSPAVARIAPQRAQISSPNLRTRPPPRRESSLGFQLPKPPEPPSVEVEYYTIAEFQSCISDGISFRGGQKAEVIDKNSGGWWYVQIGEKEGWAPASYIDKRKKPNLSRRTSTLTRPKVPPPAPPSKPKEAEEGPAGTGENQDSPLKLKYEEPEYDIPAFGFDSEPELSEEPVEDSGSGDRRPAQPHRPSPASSLQRARFKVGGSAEDVALEEETIYENEGFRPCAEDSLSARRSSRDSDSPGGSPLSLARKNSPKSGSPTSSSLLKLKAEKNAQAELGKNHSSASFSSSITINTTCSSSSSSSSSSLSKNSGDLKPRSASDAGIRGTPKVGVKKDPDLKAGLTSCARAKPSVRPKPFLNRAESQSQEKMDISTLRRQLRPTGQLRGGLKGSRSEDSELPPQTAFEGPSEGSRRGSADLITLPASTPPCPTKKGREGQATSYMTCSAYQKVQDSEISFPAGVEVQVLEKLESGWWYVRFGELEGWAPSHYLVLSEDEPPDHPGKEPDTVAAKSKQNEGKSDSLEKIEKRVQALNTVNQNKRATPPIPSKPPGAFVKTSGAGAVKMRNGVRQVAVRPQSVFVSPPPKDSNLSCALRRNESLTATDGLRGVRRNSSFSTARSAAAEAKGRLAERAASQGSDPPLLPTQRNGIPVSPVRPKPIEKSQFIHNNLKDVYVSIADYEGDEETAGFQEGVSMEVLERNPNGWWYCQILDGVKPFKGWVPSNYLEKKN
- the SH3PXD2A gene encoding SH3 and PX domain-containing protein 2A isoform X1; amino-acid sequence: MLAYCVQDATVVDVEKRRNPSKHYVYIINVTWSDSTSQTIYRRYSKFFDLQMQLLDKFPIEGGQKDPRQRIIPFLPGKILFRRSHIRDVAVKRLKPIDEYCRALVRLPPHISQCDEVFRFFEARPEDVNPPKEDYGSSKRKSGADTNAEPMILEQYVVVSNYKKQENSELSLQAGEVVDVIEKNESGWWFVSTSEEQGWVPATYLEAQNGTRDDSDINTSKTGEVSKRRKAHLRRLDRRWTLGGMVNRQHSREEKYVTVQPYASQSKDEIGFEKGVTVEVIRKNLEGWWYIRYLGKEGWAPASYLKKIKDDLPARKKNLAGPVEIIGNIMEISNLLNKKASGDKETPPAEGEGPETPITKKEISLPILCNASNGSALGVPERTVSKLAQGSPAVARIAPQRAQISSPNLRTRPPPRRESSLGFQLPKPPEPPSVEVEYYTIAEFQSCISDGISFRGGQKAEVIDKNSGGWWYVQIGEKEGWAPASYIDKRKKPNLSRRTSTLTRPKVPPPAPPSKPKEAEEGPAGTGENQDSPLKLKYEEPEYDIPAFGFDSEPELSEEPVEDSGSGDRRPAQPHRPSPASSLQRARFKVGGSAEDVALEEETIYENEGFRPCAEDSLSARRSSRDSDSPGGSPLSLARKNSPKSGSPTSSSLLKLKAEKNAQAELGKNHSSASFSSSITINTTCSSSSSSSSSSLSKNSGDLKPRSASDAGIRGTPKVGVKKDPDLKAGLTSCARAKPSVRPKPFLNRAESQSQEKMDISTLRRQLRPTGQLRGGLKGSRSEDSELPPQTAFEGPSEGSRRGSADLITLPASTPPCPTKKGREGQATSYMTCSAYQKVQDSEISFPAGVEVQVLEKLESGWWYVRFGELEGWAPSHYLVLSEDEPPDHPGKEPDTVAAKSKQNEGKSDSLEKIEKRVQALNTVNQNKRATPPIPSKPPGAFVKTSGAGAVKMRNGVRQVAVRPQSVFVSPPPKDSNLSCALRRNESLTATDGLRGVRRNSSFSTARSAAAEAKGRLAERAASQGSDPPLLPTQRNGIPVSPVRPKPIEKSQFIHNNLKDVYVSIADYEGDEETAGFQEGVSMEVLERNPNGWWYCQILDGVKPFKGWVPSNYLEKKN
- the SH3PXD2A gene encoding SH3 and PX domain-containing protein 2A isoform X2, whose translation is MGLSLEKPLRSQGGKMQLLDKFPIEGGQKDPRQRIIPFLPGKILFRRSHIRDVAVKRLKPIDEYCRALVRLPPHISQCDEVFRFFEARPEDVNPPKEDYGSSKRKSGADTNAEPMILEQYVVVSNYKKQENSELSLQAGEVVDVIEKNESGWWFVSTSEEQGWVPATYLEAQNGTRDDSDINTSKTGEVSKRRKAHLRRLDRRWTLGGMVNRQHSREEKYVTVQPYASQSKDEIGFEKGVTVEVIRKNLEGWWYIRYLGKEGWAPASYLKKIKDDLPARKKNLAGPVEIIGNIMEISNLLNKKASGDKETPPAEGEGPETPITKKEISLPILCNASNGSALGVPERTVSKLAQGSPAVARIAPQRAQISSPNLRTRPPPRRESSLGFQLPKPPEPPSVEVEYYTIAEFQSCISDGISFRGGQKAEVIDKNSGGWWYVQIGEKEGWAPASYIDKRKKPNLSRRTSTLTRPKVPPPAPPSKPKEAEEGPAGTGENQDSPLKLKYEEPEYDIPAFGFDSEPELSEEPVEDSGSGDRRPAQPHRPSPASSLQRARFKVGGSAEDVALEEETIYENEGFRPCAEDSLSARRSSRDSDSPGGSPLSLARKNSPKSGSPTSSSLLKLKAEKNAQAELGKNHSSASFSSSITINTTCSSSSSSSSSSLSKNSGDLKPRSASDAGIRGTPKVGVKKDPDLKAGLTSCARAKPSVRPKPFLNRAESQSQEKMDISTLRRQLRPTGQLRGGLKGSRSEDSELPPQTAFEGPSEGSRRGSADLITLPASTPPCPTKKGREGQATSYMTCSAYQKVQDSEISFPAGVEVQVLEKLESGWWYVRFGELEGWAPSHYLVLSEDEPPDHPGKEPDTVAAKSKQNEGKSDSLEKIEKRVQALNTVNQNKRATPPIPSKPPGAFVKTSGAGAVKMRNGVRQVAVRPQSVFVSPPPKDSNLSCALRRNESLTATDGLRGVRRNSSFSTARSAAAEAKGRLAERAASQGSDPPLLPTQRNGIPVSPVRPKPIEKSQFIHNNLKDVYVSIADYEGDEETAGFQEGVSMEVLERNPNGWWYCQILDGVKPFKGWVPSNYLEKKN